AGTTGGCGGATATTGGCActgttgattaaaacaaaacaaaccagatTCTAAAGGTGTCCGCATTAAACTCTGAGTTCGTAATCGGAGAAGGATCTCTTACAAATTGGATTCCTGAAGCCTTTTAGATTTCATATAGTGCAAAGCAATTTAAGATCAAAGCACAGGCGAGACATTCATGCTGTGGTCATGTTGTTTGCGTCATAGTTGTCTGCACAACAGCTTTAGCAGCCATATTTAGGATAACAGGAACACGATAACTTAGTTGCTATCGTTTTATACCACTATGACAAgatgtgaaaaggaaaaaacttgtCGACTTCAGATAGCTGCTGAACGTTGGACGTGCTTAGACAAGAGATCGAACTTAATCATCAGGGTCCACTTAAACTGGCGTTAGATGCAAAGTTTAACATTCGATCCggtatttggaaaaaaatggttCAATTGGTgtactttttcctttcttatcgCAAATTAAAACACCATTAATATCCATTAATTTCGATTGCTGCTTTTCTGAATGAGCTGAGGGGTTAAAATGACGTGCACTCAGAGTCAAATAATTCAAACAACCCttgaaattgattatttttacgAATTAAAATTCAGCAATTGAACTCCTTACAGCCACATGgagattcttttttaatttaagtatagttcaaataataaataaattattagtCATGTTTAATGGATCACCCCGAAATGATACGATGGTGTTCCTCATTCCAGGGTCATGTTCAATGAATTCCAGCCTAAAGCTTTTCTGAGAGCTTTCGGATGAGGCACTATTCAGATGCCCAAACTGTTAGAGCTTTCAAATTGTTGTTCAGTCATTAACACTCGGAGTAGATGATTGCCGAATGCTCGCCAAGTTGGACGTCATGGACAATTAAAACATACTTCTCTTTTAAATTATTCTCCTTTGTACCCGAAAGCAAACTTTATACTAATCTCATTGCtcttcttttataaaaaaatctaTGGTGGAGGTTCCGCGGTCTGCTGATCCATAGTTTAGTAACTCCCAAGAATATGGAAAAATCCTCACTAAATTTTGGAGACCAACCCCTCAACATTGAAATTGAGCAGAATTTTTATTTGAGCGGTCAGAATAGATACCTGATTAATTCGCTTAATAAAGCATCGTCCGTTTCGAATTGTTGCGAGCTAAAAcgaggcattttttttttaatagcgCACCTTTTCAATGTTATATAGTTTGGTCCGAATAGTCCGAATAGCCCGTGTAAAAAAGTTTTTCGAAGGACATTCGCGAAGGTCTACCGTAtacttaaaaatgttttctatatgtaaaaagttttgttCAGCTGGTTGATAAATTGTGGAGATACtgcattttttaacatttatccGTCTGCACCCTTGGGAAGGTAATAAAAGTCATGGGTAGATGCCAAAGGGTATGTAACAAATAATCTGCATTAGTACTAGTCTAACTCGAGATCTAATAAACTatttcattgtttcaaatgttattctTGAGATAATAATCAATTCATTTGCTCGTTTTCTCTTCTGCAGTCATCTTTCATTTGTTGGTGGATTTGCCCGGAACAGGTGAGGCAGCTTAATCccaattttattatttatgtatCTTAAAGTGaacgggaaaaaaattgataatatcTGACTGACTATCACAATAATTGGTCATAAACTTCCTACAGTCATCCTTCATTTCTTGATGGAGATGCCAGGAACGGGTCAGGCACTGTAATTCCGATTTTAACATTTATGCACCTTAAAATGAactgaagttgaaaaaaaataatatctgATTGATTATCATAATAATTAGCCATAGACTTACAGACTTCCTGTTGGGACTACATCAGATTGTGATTCAAAACgtaagttgaaaagaaaaacaaaaaagtcgtAGAATAACGGTGCTATTACCCTGATCTCCCTTATTTCCAGTTTTAAAACCTTTCGCTTCAGTGATGTAGAGGGTTTTGATGCCCAttgtttgttattaaaattaatagtgtcaaaaaaaaatactttctcgtccccatcattatcattatcacaattgttatcatcagtatacattttttcgtttatttattcattcctttcttttttctcatagAGTGCCAAgcaacctgtttcaaaaactcctctTACGTATTTTCGAAAAGTGCAGCAAGATGGAATTTCAACTGGTATGTCTGCTGGTACCAGGGAGGTTACTTAGTCTCCatcgaaactgaagaagaatggAAGTTTATCAGTAATGAGATTAAAAAGCGTGGTACTGGGAATACTAGTGCATGGCATATTGGTTTAAGGAAGAGAGACGAGAATTGGACTTGGGAGAGTGGACAACATCTGAATATTTCGAAATGGCGATATTCTGAGCCAGAGAGTAACGACAATTGCGCGGAAATATCCGAGAATGGAAGCCTCTTTAATGGTATCTCTTGGAATAATGAAAGTGCCTGCATTTGCGAGATGCCCGTAGGTAAGATCACATTCCAACCATAAAGTATATTATGTGCTGAAATATTAGAGTCTTGCACTTGTGTCatgaaaatttctcttgattcttaaaagtaaaaatattgttcacaGAATATGCTCAGCTCACCTAACTTGTACGTGTAAGCGATAAATGAACTTTCATGCGCCTAATAGTGTTTGAACATAATACCCATAAAAATTTCCGGGACACATGTTTCAAGAAGCAATTTGATCACTCTAGAACTGTCCTTTTTTGCATCGCCTGCAGCTGGAAAAAGAGCGACGGAAATTGTACATTTCTCAACTTTTGTCGAGCGTGCTACGGTTGAAATAATCTAGCAAACTGAATTTTTCTGTGACACAAATTAGAAGTGTTCACTGAGGTCAGTGAGTGTATGCATGCTGTTTTGAGCATAACACATcgaagaatttttattttttgtgtgtgcgtGCGTGGGTGTGTCTGTGTGTGTTTCTTTTAGGAGTCAGTGATAAATATGTTATTCACAGCCGAGAGGTCCGTATTGGGTAATACTGTGCCCAGGGTCTTGAGAACCGGCACTTAGGACAGAgtgcacagtttttcccaataagggaccgacctaggctggtgaataacagttttttttcctcttaaactcaacgaaatgtttttaaaaacaaccCTAATGATTTAAGGTTATAATTAAGGCAAGATCCTCCATgaactgaacaaattttgagCGAGTGAATGGTAGTTGAAACAGACTAAGGTAATGCAAATTGAAGAGAGGCTTGACCGAAATATTTTTAGTGTAGGGAAcaagatgatttaaaaggcttccatagaatttttgaaacaatttattttaacaagtatctgtcacaatctgacacctgtcaattagagattGCGTAAGACAAAAGCGCATCCACGCCttaaaacgacaacaacaacaacaacaacagcaacggCGCTCAGCTCAGCGAGGAactaatttattattcaaaaactCAACTACCAAAATTACATGAATTCATAGATCATCTTAGCTGATGTGAAGTCAACCAATTCAGAAAAGCAGGTCAGAGATTGCACACGCCGGAGCGAAGAAAGATGTATTGTATTAATttacactaaaaaaaaacaatgttagAAAAAAGGAATCAATTAAAGAATAAGTCACGTTTTTTATCTCATTCATTTTTCCCCTTTATTATTGTGATTGTGATTATAATCTTATTAtgttatcatgattattataattatcattttgtttatcgtCATCGTGATAATTAGTAtctttgtcttcatttttatcATGTTGTAGAATGcccaaatataacttttaaaaactctcgGTACATAATTTCGGTGGATGGATGGTACTGGCGCCTGAACAGAGATATCTGCCAGAGTCAAGGAGGGGACCTAATTTCCATTGAAACCGAAGAAGAATGGAATTTCATCAATAACGAGATTCAAAGGCGGAATACTTCCAGCTGTAAAAATAAATGGAGTATTGGTTTAATGAAAGAGGACGGTAATTGGACCTGGGTGAATGGGAAACCGCTGACTGTTTCCAAATGGGGACAAGGGGAGCCAAGTGGTGAACACGACGTTGGTTTCATGTACAAGCGGTTCAGTAATGACAAACTGGGCTTGTTTGGTAGtgttaaaagggaaatttgGATAAACCAGCATGCTTATATTTGTGAGATTTCCAATGGTGAGTTAacttgtcgttgttgttgtttttttcttaaatgttcttttgaGTAAACTAAAAGGCTCTAGAAGCGCTTAAGCgtaacaaaaacattctttccTAACGTTTGTGATACTCACGacagaatatatatatatactctGAAAGTTAGGATCAAGTTTACACTTACCTTTGcttaaatgaaaatatgttttaaacaaTCTCAATGAACGTTTTAATATATAAATGTCTAACTATAGATAAATATAGATGTCTAACTTTTAACCTTGAAAGCGGAGGAAAGTTACAGACGGTTCTGTATTATCACTATTACGAGTAACAGCAGTTACGAAACTGATAGTGAATTCCAATTGCAAAGAATCATCAGTCCAATTGCTTTGCTAGTTGATAACGCGTGGTAATGTGAAGTGCGATATCTTTTGTGTGCTAATGACTCATGTCAGTTAAGATACATGCCGATTATcgttttataaaacaaatacagaAGACTTGTAGACTTATTTGTTCTTCGCAAAGGGGAATGACTTTTACGTTTATTGCATACTATTTTAATATCCAATCGTTTGAACTGTAAAGTTGTAGGGGCTAATTTCAATGTAGCGCAAAATGTGCCGTGAACATAATAAACTGACCATCCTGCATCTAATTCGAATATTGCGAACACTTCGATCGACCTAGCAACCACTATTCTGCACCGAGGTTAGTAAGGGTTGCCTCAGTTCTCATAATTATGTTACCACGGGGCGTAGatacattcttttgttttaaaaatagtcAAAACTGAGTTGGAATTTAATTGATATTCTGCTCACTAAAAAGATAAACATAGACATGCGAAGAATGCAAGAACTATTATTTTGGTTGGGAGGGTTGAGATTGGACAC
The sequence above is a segment of the Pocillopora verrucosa isolate sample1 chromosome 5, ASM3666991v2, whole genome shotgun sequence genome. Coding sequences within it:
- the LOC131771893 gene encoding macrophage mannose receptor 1-like yields the protein MPKVIFHLLVDLPGTECQATCFKNSSYVFSKSAARWNFNWYVCWYQGGYLVSIETEEEWKFISNEIKKRGTGNTSAWHIGLRKRDENWTWESGQHLNISKWRYSEPESNDNCAEISENGSLFNGISWNNESACICEMPVECPNITFKNSRYIISVDGWYWRLNRDICQSQGGDLISIETEEEWNFINNEIQRRNTSSCKNKWSIGLMKEDGNWTWVNGKPLTVSKWGQGEPSGEHDVGFMYKRFSNDKLGLFGSVKREIWINQHAYICEISNDKYRCLTFNLESGGKLQTVLYYHYYE